The Nostoc sp. 'Peltigera membranacea cyanobiont' N6 genome contains the following window.
AAGTTGGCGGTAAAGGGTGCGTTAGATAATTTATCGGTGAAGCAATTTGATATTGATTAGGCAATTCCTCTAAAGAACCACCCATAAATGCTTTTAAAACAGCGCGGGTGTTGATAGGATCGGGAAATGGTGGTGTTTTATATCCTCCAGGTAAGTTAACAGGCCCGTAATAGTTAACTACAGCCCGAATGGGTGGTGCATCTGGTTGATAAGCCGCTAACATTGCTAGGTGCGCTCCCGCAGAACGTCCTATAACTACCATGCGTTCTGGATCGGCTTCATAAGCTGCTGCATGTTTGCGAATAAAATTCAAGGCTGTACGCACATCATCTAACTGAGTCGGAAACTGATATTTAGGTGCGTGTCGATAGTCGATTGCAAATACTGTATATCCATGATTAGCAATATATTGATTAAACTCAGAATTGGCATGAGGATTGCCATATTGCCAAGCTCCACCATAAATTACTACCACTGCTGGATATTTCCCCACCTCTGACGGTTGGTAAACTTCCATTTTTAAAGGCACTCCCGCAGGAGTTGCAAAAATAATATCTTTTTGATGACGGGTTTTACCTAATGGAATACCCCCGACAAAATTAACTAAGTTAAAGGGATGGGTTTGCATTTTCGCCCTTACTTGGGCTGGAATTTGCTCTAAATAATTTTCTCCCAACCCTTGTTTCATCGCTTTAGCCATCTGTATTTGAGTTGGTGGGATATTCACTAACACCCATGCACAAATTAGCAATCCGATTAAACTAAAAATGCAAGCTAGGCGTTGTAATTGACGGCGACGAATGCAGAAAAAAGAAAGCAATAAAGAGAGTGAATTTAATAACAATAACCAAGGGCTAACTTCTGGCGCTCCCACTGCTAAGGTGAGTAAAGACATATTTGGAGGCGGAAGAATAATCCAAGAACTGAGAAATAAACTTGCAAAACTTAGTAATAATACAAGCCAGGATAAAAGTATTTTGGGTTTAGTAAACATAAATTAAAATGTGCAAAACCTCTTCGGGCTTTAGGTAATCTTGGTGCTGTCTACTGGTGTAAGTCCTCCAGTAAATATCTTTGGCATTAGCCACTTTACGATAATACTCCTCATCGATGGCAATCCCTGCCGCCTTCATGTACCGAGAAGTACCTTCATCACCATCATCCCCCAAAGGCACAATGTTATTCCCCATCTTTGAGAGTAGCGATCGCATCGTCTCTAAGAGGATGTTTTAAAAGTGGTTGGCTGTGATTTTAGGCACTTCTTGATCCCCCCTAACCCCCCTTGATAATGAATAGTTTATAAGGGGAGGGTTAGGGTGGGGTAAAATTGACCTTAAAACCTTGATTAGTCAGCTATTTCAGACTTGTGCGTACACCGTAAGGGTTCAAGACAAGAAGCGGTTCGGCAAATTCACGCCATGTTAAAAAATCAAGACTCCATCTCAGCCAATTCTAACCAGCGTTCAGTCGCCACATCGATCGCGTGCTTGAGCTTTTCGACACGATCGTACAGCTTTTGCACTTCGCTATAATTGCCCGGTGACACATTCCCTAGCGTTTTCTCGGTTTCTGCCTTCTGTGCCTCTAACTCGGCAATTTTACCTTCCAACTGCTCAAATTCTTTCTTTTCCCAATTAGATAACCTCCGCCGCTTTGTATTCTCTACATCCTTGGGCGCAGACGAACCATTTTGGACTTCGACATTTTTCGGCTTTTCCTTAGCGTTAGCAGCTTGTTGCTGTGCCTCTTCAGCCTTCTTATAGTCCAGATAAATCGAGTAATTACCTGGATATTGTCGGAGATTACCGCCTTCCTCAAAGGAAAATACTGTGTCGATGGTGCGATCGAGAAAGTAGCGATCGTGAGAAACTACAATTACACACCCAACAAAATCTTCTAAATAATCCTCTAATACTGCCAAAGTCTGAACATCTAAATCATTTGTCGGTTCATCTAAAATCAACACATTGGGCGCACCCATCAAAACTCGCAACAGAAATAAACGGCGTTTTTCACCACCAGAAAGTTTACTAATTGGCGCATATTGTTGATTACCAGGAAACAAAAACCGCTCCAACATTTGCGAAGCGGTAATTTGAGTTCCATCGGTGATTTTGATAAATTCACCCTCTTCTTTGATGTAATCAATCACGCG
Protein-coding sequences here:
- a CDS encoding alpha/beta hydrolase, producing the protein MFTKPKILLSWLVLLLSFASLFLSSWIILPPPNMSLLTLAVGAPEVSPWLLLLNSLSLLLSFFCIRRRQLQRLACIFSLIGLLICAWVLVNIPPTQIQMAKAMKQGLGENYLEQIPAQVRAKMQTHPFNLVNFVGGIPLGKTRHQKDIIFATPAGVPLKMEVYQPSEVGKYPAVVVIYGGAWQYGNPHANSEFNQYIANHGYTVFAIDYRHAPKYQFPTQLDDVRTALNFIRKHAAAYEADPERMVVIGRSAGAHLAMLAAYQPDAPPIRAVVNYYGPVNLPGGYKTPPFPDPINTRAVLKAFMGGSLEELPNQYQIASPINYLTHPLPPTLLIYGSRDNLVEARFGKKMYERLHDSGNTAVFLQIPWAEHAFDAVFNGVSNQLALYHTERFLAWALFKQ